A genomic region of Pelodiscus sinensis isolate JC-2024 chromosome 1, ASM4963464v1, whole genome shotgun sequence contains the following coding sequences:
- the P2RY6 gene encoding P2Y purinoceptor 6 → MENHTVVAGTNSCTFQEEFKQVLLPLVYSVVFVVGLPLNVIVIVQIWLSRKVLTRTAIYMLNLAMADLLYVCSLPLLIYNYIQKDYWPFGDFTCKFVRFQFYSNLHGSIMFLTCISIQRYLGICHPLSSWHKKRGKRFTWKVCGGVWVVVIAECLPTFVFASTGIQRNRTVCYDLSPPDRSASYFPYGMTLTVTGFLLPFVAILGCYCNMTRILCQKDEMIGLAVRKKKDKAIRMVVIVVIAFAISFFPFHLTKTIYLIIRSSAGVPCLVLQAFAIAYKCTRPFASMNSVLDPILFYFTQRKFRESTRHLLDKMSSKWRHNACGTYKP, encoded by the coding sequence ATGGAGAACCACACGGTGGTTGCGGGGACCAACTCCTGCACTTTCCAAGAGGAATTCAAGCAGGTCCTGTTGCCCCTGGTCTACTCCGTGGTCTTTGTGGTGGGGCTCCCGCTGAACGTCATCGTCATTGTACAGATCTGGCTCTCCAGGAAAGTGCTGACCCGCACCGCCATCTACATGCTGAACCTGGCCATGGCCGACCTGCTGTATGTGTGCTCCTTGCCGCTGCTCATCTACAACTACATACAGAAGGACTACTGGCCCTTCGGGGACTTCACCTGCAAGTTCGTCCGCTTCCAGTTCTACAGCAACCTGCATGGCAGCATCATGTTCCTCACCTGCATCAGCATCCAGCGCTACCTGGGCATCTGCCACCCTCTGTCATCCTGGCACAAGAAGAGGGGCAAGAGATTCACCTGGAAAGTGTGCGGTGGAGTGTGGGTCGTCGTCATTGCTGAGTGCCTGCCCACCTTCGTCTTCGCCTCCACGGGCATCCAGAGGAACAGAACCGTGTGCTACGACCTCAGTCCCCCGGACCGCTCTGCCAGCTACTTTCCCTACGGCATGACCCTGACTGTCACAGGGTTCCTCCTCCCCTTCGTCGCCATCCTGGGGTGCTACTGCAACATGACCAGGATCCTCTGCCAGAAGGACGAGATGATAGGCTTGGCCGTGCGCAAGAAGAAGGACAAGGCCATCCGGATGGTGGTCATCGTGGTCATCGCCTTTGCCATCAGCTTCTTCCCCTTCCACCTGACCAAGACCATCTACCTGATCATCCGCTCCTCGGCGGGCGTGCCCTGCCTGGTCTTGCAAGCCTTCGCCATCGCCTACAAGTGCACCAGGCCCTTCGCCAGCATGAACAGCGTCCTGGACCCCATCCTCTTCTACTTCACCCAGCGCAAGTTCCGGGAGAGCACGCGCCACTTGCTAGACAAAATGAGCTCCAAGTGGCGGCACAATGCCTGTGGCACATACAAACCATAG